The genomic segment CCTCAAGTCCAAGAACCGGTCGCCATCCACCGGCTCTTTAAGCAGCTCGGATCCATAGGCCAGCACCGCCGCCTGATAAATGCCGCCGAAACTGCCCGCGGATTCGATGGCGCCCGAGAAAAACGCCAGATTCTCAGGCAGATTCGAAAAATGAACTTTGGCCAGTTCGGCACGCGTCTTCTCTCGATCCCACTTGAAGGCGCGCCCGATGGCGTCGAGATGCGCCGCCGCGTTCCCGGCCACCATGCGATTGCCTTCCAAAATGCCCTCCACCAATCCGGCCATGCGCCCCGCATTCTGCTCGGCATAACCACGATTCACCACGAGCACGTCCGCCACGATCAAAAGGTTGGCCGTCGTGGCCAGAACATGCGCTTCCCCGGCACTCGAGCGGGCCACCTCCGTCGTCTTGGGCGCCCAGGTCACACAGCCCGCCAAACCCAGGTTTGCTCCCTTGAGGTCGCGCAAAAACAAATCCCCGGCGGTAAAGGCATCCGTGCAATAAATCAAATTCAAAGCCTCCGGATCCTTGGACGCTTCGAGCGACTCCAGCATCCGCACCGGCAATCCCGCTTCCTGGGCGAGATAACGGATGAAGAAATCGGCCTCTGTGAATTGCGCGGTGGCCAGCGTCTTGCCCTTCAGCGCGTTGACGCGGCGAATGTCTTTGCGCACCACCAGGCCGTCGGCGCCACGCGAGAAACCGATCTGCAAAGGGACCACCGCGTTGAATTGCCTTCCATAGACGGCCAGCACATCAGCGGTCGTGGCCGATGCGGCGATCTTGCCCGAGTTCAACGCGCTCCAGCTTTCCTCCTCGCTCAGGGTAATCTTGACCTTGAAACCGAATTTCTTGTGAAAAATCGATTGCTCGGACGGCTCAAGCCCGCCATTGGCCACAATGATTCCTGCGTAGCCGGCATACTCGCTCAGCTCCAACTCAAGGATGTTGCTTTTCTCCTGATAGACTCCGGCCGGCCCCAGCCGCGGCACCGACGTTTGAGTGTCGGCAAGTTCGGCGTGGCGATCGGATGCGGCGGCGGCCGGTGCGGCGGCCCCGGCGGGTGCGCGTCCGATTGAACCATGTTCATCTTTTTCTTGTATTCCTCGAAAAGCATCGCCCCGCGCGTGCGCCGCATCTCCTGCTGGCGGGCGATCCCGGAACCCATCTCTTTCGCCAGGTCGAGCGTCGCCCGCATCTGCCCTTCTCCAGAGGCGGCCGACTGGCGGAGCTGCTGCATGGATTGCGACATTTCGCCCCCCATCATGCCCTGCAATTCGGTGATGGAACTCTTCATCATGCCTGCCAGTTGCTCCAAAGAACGGCCCACCGCAACACGTGCCTTCACCGCCTCGAACTCGCGCTGGAATTTCTGAATTTCGCGCAAACTTTGACCGATGATCTCCGTGTTTTGCTTGTAGAGCTGCTCCAGATTGTCGTGCTGAGAGCGGTTGTCGGCGAGGTCCTGGTCGATGGTGGCCAACTCCTCGGCATAGTGGGCTCCGTTGGCCGCGTCATTGGCCGCCGCCGCCGCGCGCAACATCCCGGCAATCTCCTCGCGCTGGCGCTCCTGGCGCTTGATTTGATCCTTGAGCACGGCGATTTGCCCCGCCAGTTGCCCGTTTGCGTAATGAGCCTTGTCTGCCTTGGCCTTCGAATCTCGAATGCCCCTTTCCACCACGGCTTGGTTGATCGCGTCGGTTTCCGTGGCCTGCTCGGCCATCAGGCCCAGCCAGATGAACAATCTTTTGAAAGCTCGGATCATGATTTTGGGGAGTTGGAGTTATGAGTTGAAGGAACCAGTTCGGATCGGCTTCAGACCGGACTCTCTCGGGATAAGGACACCCGGACGCAAGGCATGTCAAACCGGCACTCCGCTTTGGAATAGCAGTTCTCACTTTGACTGATCAAGGTAGGGCGCGCACTCCGCTGCGCGCCGAAACCGGGTGTTTCCAAAGGCGGCGCGCACGGAGTGACGCGCCCTACCCACCAAAATGAGAACAGCTGGCTTTGGAATTGACCTTGTTGGCCTCGTCGGATAGCAAGAATCCCATCCGCATCAGCCAATCCGCCTTTCCTCGGGTGTTATGATGACACGCTCTCGCTCTCTCCGAAATGCATTCACGTTGATCGAACTCCTGGTCGTCATTGCGATCATCGCCATCCTCGCCGGCATGCTCCTGCCCGCGTTGAGCAAGTCGAAAGCCAAGGCCCAAGGCGTCAAATGCATGTCCAACTTCAGGAACTGGACCATGGCCACCACCATGTACCTTGGGGATTTCGACGACAAGCTCCCGTTGTTCGGGGAATCTTCTGCCGATTATACCAAACCGTTCTGGCACGCCATGCTGGCGCCCTACGTGGTCAAAGCCACCCAGGACAAACTCATCTTCAACAAGACGGACATCTGGACGAATGAGGTCCGCATGTGCCCCGGCGGCAGTTTCGGCCCCATCGATTTTGCCCGTGGCAAGGAAGCCTCCACGCGGGGACGCTGGAATTCCTGGATCGGAGCTCATTTCGGGGCTTTCGGCAATCCGCTCTCGGGACCTTTTTACTACGGCGACAATCTCAAACCCATGCGGGTGTCGCGCATCGGCAAACCGTCCGACGCGCTCATGCTGATGGATACGTACGATCATTACGTGTATTCGCCAGTGGAGAATAGCTACAAGTTTACACTGGACCTCAATCGGGATGGCAAACTCGACACCATGGCCGCCTATCCGGATGTGCCCTTCAATTTCGCGCGCGCCACCGTCCACAGCAAAGGCGCCAATGTGGCCTTGCTCGACGGCCACGTCGAACGCGTGCCGTTCATCAAATTGTGGGACGTGGATAAATCCGGCAAAGTCCTCCATTCGTTCTGGTACATGGAAGACTGAGCCGGTCACGGATTTCTCCACGCCAAGTCGGCATGGTCGGTCCGCCCCCGGCCTCGCGCAAAGTCCCAGTACTCCCGGTTCGCGAATCGCCTCGCGTGCCCGTCCACAAACAGGAACTGCGCCCCGCCACGATGAGCATTGGTGTGAACGTTGTTCTGCTGGGCCACGGCGGCCCGCCGCCCGTTGTCAAACATCCAAACCAGCCTCGCGGGTTCCAAAATGGATCCAACGGTGCGCCGACGATCCTGAGATCCACTGCCATCCACGTGCTCATTGACGCAATAGTGGAAGAGGTTGAGTCCGTTGCTGCGATTGGTGCTGCCAGGACAGATCCAGAGGGATCGATCCAGCGGGGCCGATGCATTCGTGCGCCAGGGCCGCGCATGATAGGGAGGCCGCAACCCCAGGGTTTCCGGGACCTGCACATACCAGCCGTGACGCAACTCGCCGGGATCAGGTGATGGATCACCCTCCGGCGGCAGGAAGTCCAGGTGGTCGGCAGCGTAAAGATGCAGCCCCAGCCCCCATTGCCGCAGATGATTCAAACAGGTGGATGATCGAGCTTGGAATCGAGCTCGCTGCAATACGGGCACCAGCAGTCCCAGCAATAACGCGAGGATTCCCATCGCAACAAGCAGTTCGATCATCGACCAGGCGTTGGAACGCGTGCACGCGGCACGGCGAAGCGAATCGGTCAACACGGCTATCTTCCTCCTTTCGTCCGCCGAAGGGGCGAACTTAGGGACCCTCGCACGAAACCGATCGGACAGGCAAGCCGCATTCGGTGCATCCGCGAGTTTTCGGGGCGCGGCGTTCACGCCGCTTCCGGGCGTGTCTTCAACGGGGCAGGGCAGTTCAACGCGCAAGCGTGCTGCCAGGGCGGCCCATGGAACGAGTGGAGATCGCCAGGGGAGGGTTTGGGCGTCCGGATGCTCCATGCACGGCGCGCTCGGGCTCCTTGCGGAGGGACCAAGCCGCATCCAGTGCGCCCAGAGGTTGTCAGTGACCGGGTTGTCCTGGTAACGCAGACAGCCCTGTCTGCTGTAGCGCAGGCTGGCCAGCCTGCGGGGCGACGAAGGGAACCCGGCGCATGGAGAGCATCGAAGGGCCTCCCTCTTCACCCGCCGGGCCGCCGGGCCGTCGGCGATACGGCAGGCTGGGCAG from the Verrucomicrobiota bacterium genome contains:
- a CDS encoding DUF1559 domain-containing protein, which translates into the protein MRLGPSARSPSAPCMEHPDAQTLPWRSPLVPWAALAARLRVELPCPVEDTPGSGVNAAPRKLADAPNAACLSDRFRARVPKFAPSADERRKIAVLTDSLRRAACTRSNAWSMIELLVAMGILALLLGLLVPVLQRARFQARSSTCLNHLRQWGLGLHLYAADHLDFLPPEGDPSPDPGELRHGWYVQVPETLGLRPPYHARPWRTNASAPLDRSLWICPGSTNRSNGLNLFHYCVNEHVDGSGSQDRRRTVGSILEPARLVWMFDNGRRAAVAQQNNVHTNAHRGGAQFLFVDGHARRFANREYWDFARGRGRTDHADLAWRNP